A single window of Dendropsophus ebraccatus isolate aDenEbr1 chromosome 5, aDenEbr1.pat, whole genome shotgun sequence DNA harbors:
- the LOC138793500 gene encoding late histone H2A.L3-like, which produces MSGRGKKVQKPKASKGYRSAKAGLQFPVARIHRFLKKGNYAERIGSGASIYLVAILEYLCAEILELSGNAAKDNKKFRISPRHIQLAVRNDEELSKLFHGVTIAEGGVLPNIQAILLPKKTAKGSSQGAKVAESQDF; this is translated from the coding sequence ATGTCTGGTCGTGGTAAGAAGGTCCAGAAACCCAAGGCCAGTAAGGGCTACAGATCGGCCAAGGCCGGACTCCAGTTCCCAGTGGCCCGTATCCACAGGTTCCTGAAGAAGGGAAACTATGCTGAGAGGATTGGATCTGGAGCCAGCATCTATCTGGTGGCCATCCTGGAATACCTGTGTGCTGAGATCCTGGAGCTGTCGGGGAACGCAGCCAAAGATAACAAGAAATTCAGGATCTCGCCCAGACACATCCAGCTGGCCGTCAGGAATGATGAAGAACTGTCCAAGCTGTTTCATGGGGTCACCATTGCGGAAGGAGGTGTCCTGCCAAATATCCAGGCAATCCTCCTCCCAAAGAAGACTGCAAAAGGCTCGTCCCAAGGAGCTAAAGTTGCAGAGTCTCAGGACTTCTGA